A stretch of Arachis hypogaea cultivar Tifrunner chromosome 15, arahy.Tifrunner.gnm2.J5K5, whole genome shotgun sequence DNA encodes these proteins:
- the LOC112747740 gene encoding calcium-dependent protein kinase 28-like isoform X1 produces MGICFSSTKVSGSNSNNNHHGNGNSATTVNRNRKRNTITQATVTNPAAATTTVASVHNGQRRKDDEKKNSHHHHHSQKPKEKPKTTTLTTRKNVPCGKRTDFGYEKNFDKRFTLGKLLGHGQFGYTYVGIDKANGDRVAVKRLEKAKMVLPIAVEDVKREVKILKELTGHENVVQFYNAFEDDSYVYIVMELCEGGELLDRILAKSLYSAFLPVELDLTLNSFALIRKDSRYTEKDAAVIVRQMLKVAAECHLHGLVHRDMKPENFLFKSTKEDSPLKATDFGLSDFIKPGKRFQDIVGSAYYVAPEVLKRKSGPESDVWSIGVITYILLCGRRPFWDKTEDGIFKEVLRNKPDFRRKPWPSISSAAKDFVKKLLVKDPRARLTAAQALSHPWVKEGGEALEMPIDISVLNNMRQFVKYSRLKQFALRALASTLDEEEISDLKDQFDAIDVDKNGSISLEEMRQALAKDLPWKLKESRVLEILQAIDSNTDGLVDFTEFVAAALHVHQLEEHNSEKWHQRSRAAFEKFDIDKDGYITPDELRMHTGLRGSIDPLLEEADIDKDGKISLSEFRRLLRTASISSQQVTSPHRRKM; encoded by the exons ATGGGTATCTGCTTTTCATCCACCAAGGTCAGTGGCtccaacagcaacaacaaccaccatGGAAACGGAAACTCCGCGACCACCGTAAACCGGAACCGGAAACGGAATACAATTACTCAAGCAACGGTGACCAACCCGGCGGCGGCCACCACCACAGTGGCGAGCGTCCACAACGGTCAGCGGAGGAAGGACGATGAAAAGAAGaatagtcatcatcatcatcattcgcaGAAACCGAAGGAGAAGCCGAAGACGACGACGTTGACGACGAGAAAGAACGTGCCGTGCGGAAAGCGAACGGATTTCGGTTACGAGAAGAATTTCGACAAGAGATTCACGCTGGGGAAGCTTTTGGGTCATGGACAATTCGGTTACACCTATGTCGGTATTGATAAGGCCAATGGGGATCGTGTTGCCGTCAAGAGGCTCGAGAAGGCCAAG ATGGTTCTACCCATAGCTGTTGAGGATGTTAAGCGAGAGGTCAAGATATTGAAAGAACTTACTGGCCATGAAAACGTGGTCCAATTCTATAATGCTTTTGAGGATGATTCATACGTGTACATAGTTATGGA GTTATGCGAGGGTGGAGAACTGCTAGATCGGATATTGGCCAA ATCTCTGTATTCAGCATTTTTACCTGTTGAATTGGACCTTACTTTGAATTCCTTCGCTTTAATCAGGAAGGACAGCCGTTACACTGAAAAAGATGCAGCAGTGATTGTAAGACAGATGCTTAAGGTTGCAGCTGAGTGTCATTTACACGGTTTGGTTCATCGGGACATGAAACCAGAG AACTTTCTTTTCAAGTCTACCAAAGAAGATTCACCTCTAAAGGCTACAGATTTTGGGTTGTCCGATTTCATAAAACCTG GTAAGAGGTTTCAAGATATTGTGGGCAGTGCTTACTATGTTGCACCAGAAGTGCTAAAAAGAAAGTCGGGCCCTGAATCAGATGTATGGAGTATTGGTGTGATTACATACATTTTGCTCTGTGGTAGACGCCCATTTTGGGATAAGACCGAGGATGGTATCTTCAAGGAG GTCTTACGGAACAAGCCTGATTTCCGCCGCAAACCATGGCCATCCATAAGCAGTGCTGCCAAAGATTTCGTGAAGAAATTATTGGTAAAGGATCCTCGAGCAAGATTAACTGCTGCCCAGGCTCTAT CACATCCATGGGTTAAAGAAGGAGGAGAGGCATTGGAGATGCCTATTGATATATCTGTCCTAAACAACATGCGACAATTTGTGAAGTATAGTCGATTGAAACAATTTGCGCTAAGG GCATTGGCTAGCACACTTGATGAAGAAGAGATATCTGATCTAAAAGATCAGTTTGATGCAATAGATGTTGACAAAAATGGTTCCATTAGCTTAGAAGAGATGAGACAG GCTCTTGCTAAAGATCTCCCTTGGAAGTTGAAGGAATCACGTGTATTAGAGATATTGCAAGCG ATAGATAGCAACACAGATGGGTTAGTCGATTTCACTGAATTTGTGGCGGCTGCATTACATGTACATCAATTGGAGGAACACAACTCTGAGAAATGGCATCAACGGTCACGAGCTGCCTTTGAGAAATTCGACATAGATAAGGATGGATATATTACTCCGGATGAACTTAGAATG CATACCGGCTTGAGGGGCTCCATTGATCCATTGCTTGAGGAAGCTGATATTGACAAGGATGGGAAAATCAGCCTATCGGAATTCCGAAGACTTCTCAGAACTGCAAGCATTAGTTCTCAACAAGTGACCAGCCCCCATCGGCGCAAGATGTAG
- the LOC112747741 gene encoding transcription factor bHLH121-like, which produces MYIGVCDIMNMNALISKVARGWHKFDARVLFSLSLSPTAARFRFLRGITPPSFMDHWNFSKPPSLPQDSPSASPSPPPPPPPPPPPALPSNRSHREKGQAEPPQDPAVAARKVQKADREKLRRDRLNDHFHDLANTLDPDRPRNDKATILTDTIQMLKDLTAEVNRLKTEHKALSDESRELMQEKNELREEKASLKSDIENLNSQYQQRARMMFPWTAIDHSVVMAPPPYSYPVPIPIPPAPVPIHPTLQPFPYFGNQNPPHIPTPCSTYVPFSAPINAALDLPSAQYASASHVPAQKDCRSKSPPHRRITDADRCSETHDVATELELKMPGSSTQEESSSGGTKKVKHSGRKDRAVAEGSASSRYSTSHGLQDSSNSVGDIPKADS; this is translated from the exons ATGTATATTGGTGTTTGTGATATTATGAATATGAATGCACTAATAAGTAAGGTGGCTCGTGGATGGCACAAGTTTGATGCGCgtgttctcttctctctttctctctctccaacTGCAGCCAGATTCAGATTTCTGAGAGGGATTACTCCGCCTTCATTCATGGATCACTGGAATTTCTCCAAACCCCCATCCCTTCCGCAAGATTCACCCTCcgcttctccctctcctcctcctcctcctcctcctcctccacctccTGCCCTCCCGTCCAACCGATCCCACAG AGAAAAGGGGCAAGCGGAACCACCGCAGGATCCAGCTGTCGCCGCAAGGAAAGTTCAGAAGGCTGACCGCGAGAAACTCCGCCGTGATCGATTAAACGACCACTTCCACGATTTGGCCAACACTTtag ATCCTGATAGGCCAAGGAACGACAAGGCAACCATCCTCACTGATACAATTCAAATGCTTAAAGATTTAACTGCCGAAGTTAATAGGTTGAAAACCGAGCATAAAGCGCTTTCTGATGAGTCCCGCGAG CTAATGCAAGAGAAGAATGAACTCAGGGAAGAGAAGGCGTCCTTGAAATCGGATATAGAAAACCTTAATTCCCAGTATCAGCAGAGGGCCAGAATGATGTTCCCATGGACTGCAATCGACCACTCTGTCGTAATGGCACCACCACCTTATTCATATCCGGTTCCTATACCTATCCCTCCTGCTCCTGTTCCAATTCACCCAACTCTTCAACCCTTTCCTTATTTTGGAAATCAAAACCCTCCTCACATTCCTACTCCTTGTTCAACATATGTTCCATTCTCTGCTCCAATTAATGCCGCGCTTGACTTACCCTCAGCTCAGTATGCTTCTGCATCTCATGTTCCCGCCCAAAAGGATTGTCGGAGCAAGTCACCACCTCATAGGAGAATCACTGATGCAGACAGATGTAGCGAGACTCATGATGTGGCTACGGAGCTTGAACTTAAGATGCCTGGATCATCAACACAGGAG GAATCTTCTTCCGGGGGAACGAAGAAGGTCAAGCATTCAGGGAGGAAGGATAGAGCCGTTGCAGAAGGGAGTGCTTCAAGCCGGTATTCAACGTCTCATGGACTTCAAGATAGCTCCAACAGTGTGGGTGACATCCCAAAGGCTGATAGTTGA
- the LOC112747740 gene encoding calcium-dependent protein kinase 28-like isoform X2, whose protein sequence is MGICFSSTKVSGSNSNNNHHGNGNSATTVNRNRKRNTITQATVTNPAAATTTVASVHNGQRRKDDEKKNSHHHHHSQKPKEKPKTTTLTTRKNVPCGKRTDFGYEKNFDKRFTLGKLLGHGQFGYTYVGIDKANGDRVAVKRLEKAKMVLPIAVEDVKREVKILKELTGHENVVQFYNAFEDDSYVYIVMELCEGGELLDRILAKKDSRYTEKDAAVIVRQMLKVAAECHLHGLVHRDMKPENFLFKSTKEDSPLKATDFGLSDFIKPGKRFQDIVGSAYYVAPEVLKRKSGPESDVWSIGVITYILLCGRRPFWDKTEDGIFKEVLRNKPDFRRKPWPSISSAAKDFVKKLLVKDPRARLTAAQALSHPWVKEGGEALEMPIDISVLNNMRQFVKYSRLKQFALRALASTLDEEEISDLKDQFDAIDVDKNGSISLEEMRQALAKDLPWKLKESRVLEILQAIDSNTDGLVDFTEFVAAALHVHQLEEHNSEKWHQRSRAAFEKFDIDKDGYITPDELRMHTGLRGSIDPLLEEADIDKDGKISLSEFRRLLRTASISSQQVTSPHRRKM, encoded by the exons ATGGGTATCTGCTTTTCATCCACCAAGGTCAGTGGCtccaacagcaacaacaaccaccatGGAAACGGAAACTCCGCGACCACCGTAAACCGGAACCGGAAACGGAATACAATTACTCAAGCAACGGTGACCAACCCGGCGGCGGCCACCACCACAGTGGCGAGCGTCCACAACGGTCAGCGGAGGAAGGACGATGAAAAGAAGaatagtcatcatcatcatcattcgcaGAAACCGAAGGAGAAGCCGAAGACGACGACGTTGACGACGAGAAAGAACGTGCCGTGCGGAAAGCGAACGGATTTCGGTTACGAGAAGAATTTCGACAAGAGATTCACGCTGGGGAAGCTTTTGGGTCATGGACAATTCGGTTACACCTATGTCGGTATTGATAAGGCCAATGGGGATCGTGTTGCCGTCAAGAGGCTCGAGAAGGCCAAG ATGGTTCTACCCATAGCTGTTGAGGATGTTAAGCGAGAGGTCAAGATATTGAAAGAACTTACTGGCCATGAAAACGTGGTCCAATTCTATAATGCTTTTGAGGATGATTCATACGTGTACATAGTTATGGA GTTATGCGAGGGTGGAGAACTGCTAGATCGGATATTGGCCAA GAAGGACAGCCGTTACACTGAAAAAGATGCAGCAGTGATTGTAAGACAGATGCTTAAGGTTGCAGCTGAGTGTCATTTACACGGTTTGGTTCATCGGGACATGAAACCAGAG AACTTTCTTTTCAAGTCTACCAAAGAAGATTCACCTCTAAAGGCTACAGATTTTGGGTTGTCCGATTTCATAAAACCTG GTAAGAGGTTTCAAGATATTGTGGGCAGTGCTTACTATGTTGCACCAGAAGTGCTAAAAAGAAAGTCGGGCCCTGAATCAGATGTATGGAGTATTGGTGTGATTACATACATTTTGCTCTGTGGTAGACGCCCATTTTGGGATAAGACCGAGGATGGTATCTTCAAGGAG GTCTTACGGAACAAGCCTGATTTCCGCCGCAAACCATGGCCATCCATAAGCAGTGCTGCCAAAGATTTCGTGAAGAAATTATTGGTAAAGGATCCTCGAGCAAGATTAACTGCTGCCCAGGCTCTAT CACATCCATGGGTTAAAGAAGGAGGAGAGGCATTGGAGATGCCTATTGATATATCTGTCCTAAACAACATGCGACAATTTGTGAAGTATAGTCGATTGAAACAATTTGCGCTAAGG GCATTGGCTAGCACACTTGATGAAGAAGAGATATCTGATCTAAAAGATCAGTTTGATGCAATAGATGTTGACAAAAATGGTTCCATTAGCTTAGAAGAGATGAGACAG GCTCTTGCTAAAGATCTCCCTTGGAAGTTGAAGGAATCACGTGTATTAGAGATATTGCAAGCG ATAGATAGCAACACAGATGGGTTAGTCGATTTCACTGAATTTGTGGCGGCTGCATTACATGTACATCAATTGGAGGAACACAACTCTGAGAAATGGCATCAACGGTCACGAGCTGCCTTTGAGAAATTCGACATAGATAAGGATGGATATATTACTCCGGATGAACTTAGAATG CATACCGGCTTGAGGGGCTCCATTGATCCATTGCTTGAGGAAGCTGATATTGACAAGGATGGGAAAATCAGCCTATCGGAATTCCGAAGACTTCTCAGAACTGCAAGCATTAGTTCTCAACAAGTGACCAGCCCCCATCGGCGCAAGATGTAG